The Corallococcus caeni genome includes a region encoding these proteins:
- a CDS encoding ribonuclease H-like domain-containing protein: protein MVPPPHPQEDEWLWGWDPTPGIVSVWAEPDGRAFIWKRQPGTHARLREDARYRPWLLLASLQDLEHLGDALRPEGGPPAPGAVTYRELEGPGSLRFVVSAEDGRALASAVLKGASKRLDSRVGHLRDLGPATALVLPPEEQYLVATGRAYFRDLVFDDLRRLQFDLETTGLDPSKDRIFLVALRDPDGRAETLEVTADGDAGEADLLRRLVARIREADPDVVENHNLHGFDLPFLDQRAKRLNVPLALGRAGLPGLRHRPSARGAALNRGPGGREADAMRRARYTVPGREFIDTLDAVRRHDFSARDLPGHGLKAVAKHLGLSGPDRELIPGARVHEVFLKDPERVRRYAREDVTEAAGLAHLLGGAAFALARMAPRRYERLADAGPATGVLDPLLVRAYVRSGAALPAHETSDGTSHSGAALHLFATGVARHIVKADVASLYPSLMREYRIGPRRDRLNALLALVDRLVDQRLDAKAKAKKAPPGSPERHTHEAFSAAMKILINSAYGYLGAVGLTRFSDVHAANEVTRRGRELLGLLCRELAHRGVTLLEADTDGVYFAVPEAWTEADERRVVTEVASLLPPRVRLEFDGRYAAMLSHEPKNYALQPYAGPLLLRGVAFRSSRAEPYGEDFLRKALQHLLAGDVRAVRDTYVDAVMALRQRQVPTFQVSAQVRLTKSPSQYLATRKQRKELAYEALLTNGREHWSLGERVRIYRATGGRAGLLQEADAEDGEPGPRPAPGEPAGDDARDYDVEYYVRLLKDSFAARLARGLDPEDFATVFADPDQPSLFTPSLADARPVLNVIREPTGPEFGEDAQVVGAPPFSP from the coding sequence ATGGTCCCGCCGCCCCATCCGCAGGAGGACGAGTGGTTGTGGGGATGGGACCCCACGCCCGGCATCGTGTCCGTCTGGGCGGAGCCGGATGGGCGCGCCTTCATCTGGAAGCGGCAGCCGGGCACGCACGCGCGGCTGCGCGAGGACGCGAGGTACCGCCCCTGGCTGCTGCTCGCGTCGCTCCAGGACCTGGAGCACCTGGGGGACGCGCTGAGGCCCGAAGGCGGGCCGCCCGCGCCAGGAGCCGTGACGTATCGGGAGCTGGAGGGGCCCGGCTCGCTGCGCTTCGTCGTCAGCGCGGAGGACGGCCGCGCGCTCGCGTCCGCGGTGCTCAAGGGCGCGTCGAAGCGGTTGGATTCACGCGTGGGCCACCTGCGCGACCTGGGCCCGGCCACGGCGCTGGTGCTGCCCCCGGAGGAGCAGTACCTGGTGGCCACCGGGCGCGCGTACTTCCGCGACCTCGTCTTCGACGACCTGCGCCGGCTCCAGTTCGACCTGGAGACCACCGGGTTGGACCCTTCGAAGGACCGCATCTTCCTGGTCGCGCTGAGGGATCCGGACGGCCGCGCGGAGACGCTGGAGGTGACGGCGGACGGCGACGCGGGCGAGGCGGACCTGCTGCGCCGGCTGGTCGCGCGCATCCGCGAGGCCGACCCCGACGTGGTGGAGAACCACAACCTGCACGGCTTCGACCTGCCCTTCCTGGATCAGCGCGCCAAGAGGCTCAACGTGCCGCTGGCGCTGGGCCGCGCGGGGCTGCCGGGCCTGCGCCACCGCCCTTCCGCCAGGGGCGCCGCGCTGAACCGGGGTCCCGGAGGCCGTGAAGCGGACGCCATGCGCCGCGCGCGCTACACCGTCCCCGGCCGCGAGTTCATCGACACGCTGGACGCCGTGCGCCGCCACGACTTCTCCGCCCGCGACCTGCCCGGCCACGGCCTCAAGGCGGTGGCGAAGCACCTGGGCCTGTCCGGGCCCGACCGCGAGCTCATTCCCGGCGCGCGCGTGCACGAGGTCTTCCTGAAGGACCCGGAGCGCGTGCGCCGCTACGCGCGCGAGGACGTGACGGAGGCCGCGGGCCTGGCGCACCTCCTGGGCGGCGCGGCGTTCGCGCTCGCGCGCATGGCCCCCCGGCGCTACGAGCGGCTGGCGGACGCGGGCCCCGCGACGGGCGTGCTGGATCCGCTGCTGGTGCGCGCCTACGTGCGCTCGGGAGCGGCGCTGCCCGCGCACGAAACCAGCGACGGCACGTCCCACAGCGGCGCGGCGCTGCACCTGTTCGCCACCGGCGTCGCGCGACATATCGTGAAGGCGGACGTGGCCAGCCTCTACCCGTCGCTCATGCGCGAGTACCGCATCGGCCCCCGGCGCGACCGGCTGAACGCGCTGCTCGCGCTGGTGGACCGGCTGGTGGATCAGCGCCTGGACGCGAAGGCGAAGGCGAAGAAGGCCCCGCCCGGCTCGCCGGAGCGCCACACGCACGAGGCGTTCTCCGCGGCGATGAAAATCCTCATCAACTCCGCCTACGGCTACCTGGGCGCGGTGGGCCTCACGCGCTTCTCCGACGTGCACGCCGCCAACGAGGTGACGCGGCGCGGGCGCGAGCTGCTGGGCCTCCTGTGCCGCGAGCTCGCGCACCGGGGCGTGACGCTGCTGGAGGCCGACACGGACGGCGTCTACTTCGCGGTGCCGGAAGCCTGGACGGAGGCCGACGAGCGCCGCGTCGTAACGGAGGTCGCGAGCCTGCTGCCGCCGCGCGTGCGGCTGGAGTTCGACGGGCGCTACGCCGCCATGCTGTCGCACGAGCCGAAGAACTACGCGCTCCAGCCCTACGCCGGGCCGCTGCTGCTGCGCGGCGTGGCGTTCCGCTCCAGCCGCGCGGAGCCCTATGGCGAGGACTTCCTGCGCAAGGCCCTCCAGCACCTGCTGGCCGGCGACGTGCGCGCCGTGCGCGACACCTACGTGGACGCGGTGATGGCGCTGCGCCAGCGCCAGGTGCCCACCTTCCAGGTCTCCGCGCAGGTGCGGCTGACCAAGTCCCCCTCGCAGTACCTGGCCACGCGCAAGCAGCGCAAGGAGCTGGCCTACGAAGCCCTGCTCACCAACGGCCGCGAGCACTGGTCCCTGGGCGAGCGCGTGCGCATCTACCGCGCCACGGGCGGCCGCGCGGGCCTGCTCCAGGAAGCGGACGCCGAGGACGGCGAGCCCGGCCCGCGCCCCGCCCCGGGCGAGCCGGCGGGCGACGACGCGCGCGACTACGACGTCGAGTACTACGTGCGCCTGCTCAAGGACTCGTTCGCGGCCCGGCTCGCGCGCGGCCTTGACCCGGAGGACTTCGCCACCGTGTTCGCGGACCCCGACCAGCCCTCCCTCTTCACCCCGTCCCTCGCGGACGCCCGGCCCGTGCTCAACGTCATCCGCGAGCCCACGGGCCCGGAGTTCGGCGAGGACGCGCAGGTGGTTGGAGCCCCGCCCTTCTCACCGTGA
- the mdcG gene encoding malonate decarboxylase holo-[acyl-carrier-protein] synthase — MDGERPMRHDWVYLGAGWAEQLRSPPGPDVLAQVTAWREQGRPFAVARQDIPDRDDELRLTLTLPDRRHLSLHVALPAVERRLPPPTVQEVRPSAPGAWGPALDDVIALGTALDLTVGVFGSLAWQHRSGVPFVRPLSDVDLLFAPARWSDVERLLFGLEAVSRRHSVVRLDGEVLLPDGGAVSWRELALEPERIWVTGPRGASPRTLRELRALFPAES, encoded by the coding sequence ATGGACGGTGAACGTCCGATGCGGCACGACTGGGTGTATTTGGGCGCCGGCTGGGCGGAGCAGCTGCGCTCCCCGCCGGGTCCGGACGTGCTCGCGCAGGTGACGGCGTGGCGGGAGCAGGGCCGGCCCTTCGCCGTCGCCCGCCAGGACATCCCGGACCGGGACGACGAGCTGCGCTTGACGCTCACCCTGCCCGACCGCCGCCACCTGTCGCTGCACGTGGCCCTGCCCGCGGTGGAGCGCCGGCTGCCGCCGCCCACGGTGCAGGAGGTGCGCCCCTCCGCTCCCGGCGCCTGGGGGCCCGCGCTGGACGACGTCATCGCCCTGGGCACCGCGCTCGACTTGACGGTGGGCGTGTTCGGTTCGCTGGCCTGGCAGCACCGCTCGGGCGTGCCCTTCGTGCGGCCGCTGTCGGACGTGGACCTGCTCTTCGCCCCCGCGCGCTGGTCGGACGTGGAGCGGCTGCTGTTCGGGCTGGAGGCGGTGTCCCGGCGCCACTCGGTGGTGCGGCTGGACGGCGAGGTGCTGCTGCCCGACGGCGGCGCCGTGTCCTGGCGCGAGCTCGCGCTGGAGCCCGAGCGCATCTGGGTCACCGGCCCCCGGGGCGCCAGCCCCCGCACGCTCCGCGAGCTGCGCGCCCTCTTCCCCGCCGAGTCCTAG
- a CDS encoding beta-ketoacyl synthase chain length factor, which translates to MGFSVQRWAAWAPGLVNPASWETWLAKPHPLPAEGTPALAAMPAMMRRRVDRLGRIALQAAYDAHVDAPDAPVLFASRYGDLGRSVELLTQLARSEPLSPTSFSLSVHNAIGALYSIARGDTSAYGAIAAGEETVEAAFTEACGLLSDGVPRVMVVVYDEPVPAPWEHFARDVAFPHAWACLLSASTGPDAIHLGCATGPSDAPVTPQAPDALPADLHVLRFLVSGASRWEHATGGRRWRWERHA; encoded by the coding sequence ATGGGATTCTCCGTTCAACGCTGGGCCGCATGGGCCCCCGGCCTCGTCAACCCTGCTTCCTGGGAAACGTGGCTCGCGAAGCCTCACCCGCTCCCGGCCGAAGGTACGCCCGCGCTCGCCGCGATGCCCGCGATGATGCGCCGCCGGGTGGACCGGCTGGGACGCATCGCGTTGCAGGCGGCCTACGACGCGCACGTGGACGCGCCGGACGCGCCGGTCCTCTTCGCGTCGCGTTACGGGGACCTGGGCCGCTCGGTGGAGCTGTTGACGCAGCTGGCGCGCTCGGAGCCGCTGTCCCCCACGTCCTTCAGCCTGTCGGTGCACAACGCCATCGGGGCGCTCTACTCCATCGCGCGGGGGGACACGTCCGCCTACGGCGCCATCGCCGCGGGTGAGGAGACGGTGGAGGCCGCCTTCACGGAGGCGTGCGGCCTGCTGTCCGACGGCGTCCCCCGGGTGATGGTCGTCGTCTACGACGAGCCCGTGCCCGCCCCGTGGGAGCACTTCGCGCGGGACGTGGCGTTCCCCCACGCCTGGGCCTGCCTCCTTTCGGCCAGCACGGGCCCGGACGCCATCCACCTGGGCTGCGCGACCGGCCCGTCGGACGCGCCCGTCACGCCGCAGGCGCCCGACGCCCTCCCGGCGGACCTGCACGTCCTGCGCTTCCTCGTCTCCGGGGCCTCGCGGTGGGAGCACGCGACGGGTGGCCGGCGCTGGCGGTGGGAACGCCATGCTTGA
- a CDS encoding lysophospholipid acyltransferase family protein — protein sequence MLEKLNRLWRIFATGLSFATFGLGGLALRLLYFPLLQLLVREPKRQQRLARLAVHHTFRFFIGYMRALGVLRYELQGVEKLSRSGLLILANHPSLIDVVFLISLVPNADCVVKASLANNPFTRGPIRATRYLCNDSGPGLIQDCIASVKAGNNLIIFPEGSRTPLDGTMQLQRGAANIAVRGPCDITPVIIRCEPRGLTKGTPWWKVPEKPMHYFIRVEDDIHVSSQDVDAGEAAKAARQLTTRLHDHFSRGSQGHVGA from the coding sequence ATGCTTGAGAAGCTCAACCGGCTGTGGCGCATCTTCGCCACCGGACTGTCCTTCGCCACCTTCGGGCTGGGCGGGCTGGCGCTGCGCCTCCTCTACTTCCCGCTGCTCCAGCTGCTCGTGCGCGAACCGAAGCGGCAGCAGCGGCTGGCGCGGCTCGCGGTGCACCACACGTTCCGCTTCTTCATCGGCTACATGCGCGCCCTGGGCGTGCTGCGCTACGAGCTGCAGGGCGTGGAGAAGCTGTCGCGCTCCGGGCTGCTCATCCTGGCCAACCACCCGTCGCTCATCGACGTGGTGTTCCTCATCTCGCTGGTCCCCAACGCGGACTGCGTGGTGAAGGCGAGCCTGGCGAACAACCCGTTCACGCGCGGCCCCATCCGGGCCACGCGCTACCTGTGCAACGACTCCGGGCCCGGGCTCATCCAGGACTGCATCGCGTCCGTGAAGGCCGGCAACAACCTCATCATCTTCCCGGAGGGCTCGCGCACGCCGCTGGACGGGACCATGCAGTTGCAGCGCGGCGCCGCCAACATCGCGGTGCGCGGCCCCTGCGACATCACGCCGGTCATCATCCGCTGCGAGCCGCGGGGCCTCACCAAGGGCACGCCCTGGTGGAAGGTGCCCGAAAAGCCCATGCACTACTTCATCCGCGTCGAGGACGACATCCACGTGTCGTCCCAGGACGTGGACGCGGGCGAGGCGGCGAAGGCCGCGCGCCAGCTCACCACCCGTCTGCACGACCATTTCTCCAGGGGGAGCCAGGGCCATGTTGGAGCTTGA
- a CDS encoding phosphopantetheine-binding protein produces the protein MLELEQEIKRLVIETLNLEDLTPEDIDPAAPLFVEGLGLDSIDALELGLALQKSYGVVLASDSKENRRHFASVRALADFVSTHRTRS, from the coding sequence ATGTTGGAGCTTGAGCAGGAAATCAAGCGTCTGGTCATCGAGACACTGAATCTCGAGGACCTCACGCCGGAAGACATCGATCCCGCCGCGCCGCTGTTCGTCGAGGGCCTGGGGCTCGACTCCATCGACGCCCTGGAGCTGGGGCTCGCGTTGCAGAAGTCCTATGGCGTCGTGCTGGCGAGCGACTCCAAGGAGAATCGCCGTCACTTCGCCAGCGTTCGAGCACTCGCGGATTTCGTCAGCACCCACCGCACCCGGTCCTGA
- a CDS encoding acyl carrier protein, giving the protein MTKHELFERLSAILQETFDIEPSRIIPEARLHDDLDIDSIDAIDLLVRLKPVAGQRVPPEVFRSVRTLQDVVDALYGLLGSDSAAA; this is encoded by the coding sequence ATGACCAAGCACGAGCTGTTCGAGCGCCTGAGCGCCATCCTCCAGGAAACCTTCGACATCGAGCCGTCGCGCATCATCCCGGAGGCGCGGCTGCACGACGACCTGGACATCGACAGCATTGACGCCATCGACCTGCTGGTGCGCCTGAAGCCGGTGGCCGGCCAGCGCGTTCCGCCGGAGGTGTTCCGCTCGGTGCGCACGCTGCAGGACGTGGTGGACGCGCTGTACGGGCTGCTCGGCAGCGACTCCGCCGCAGCGTGA